From the genome of Triticum aestivum cultivar Chinese Spring chromosome 3B, IWGSC CS RefSeq v2.1, whole genome shotgun sequence, one region includes:
- the LOC123068643 gene encoding probable folate-biopterin transporter 8, chloroplastic, with protein MLCLSPRAPCLPGPHAKAPPPAGAAGNARRTTLRAAPRRWRLARPRGCSAAAPVPVPAPRTTAERWGSLREMRRVWWVCGAGYWVQGFRCFPWLALNFHLTRGLGLSPVALQLVQNAGSLPLVAKPLFGVLSDAVYIGREHRLPYISIGALLQLTAWGTLAIMPVTGDTFPTHMICILIGNLGASVTEVVSDAVVTEFSRTQRTGVLQSYAFIGLAAGALLGNLSGGYVLLRTQEPKIMFTAFSVLLGLQLALSIGTKETLPSSHGNSRSLLVKSSLPANLRKQFSNLMTAVREERIFYPLAWIMTSFAVVPVLSGTMFCFQTQHLKLDSSIIGLSKVMGQVMVVSLTVLYNRHLKRIPLRRLVCGVQIMYAFAVLSELILVKQVNLMLGIPNEVYVLCFSALAEAIAQFKVLPFSILLSSLCPPGCEGSLFAFFTSGLVFSAILSGVFGVGLSALIGLSSGGYSSLPLGILLQSLAALLPLAWLSFVPENWTADGKIVKQR; from the exons ATGCTCTGCCTCTCGCCGCGCGCGCCGTGCCTCCCCGGTCCACACGCGAAGGCCCCGccccccgccggcgccgccggcaATGCGCGCCGCACGACGCTGCGCGCGGCgccgcggcggtggcggctcgCGAGGCCCCGCGGCTGCTcggccgccgcgcccgtgcccgtgccggcgccgCGGACGACCGCGGAGCGGTGGGGGTCGCTGCGGGAGATGCGGCGGGTGTGGTGGGTGTGCGGGGCCGGGTACTGGGTGCAGGGCTTCCGGTGCTTCCCGTGGCTGGCGCTCAACTTCCACCTCACCCGCGGGCTCGGGCTCAGCCCCGTCGCGCTGCAGCTGGTGCAGAACGCCGGCAGCCTCCCGCTCGTCGCCAAGCCGCTCTTCGGCGTCCTCTCCGACGCCGTCTACATCGGCCGCGAGCACCGCCTCCCCTACATCTCCATCGGAG CATTACTTCAGCTTACTGCTTGGGGAACACTCGCGATCATGCCAGTTACGGGCGACACATTTCCAACTCACATGATATGCATTCTGATTGGAAATCTTGGAGCATCCGTGACGGAAGTTGTAAGCGATGCTGTTGTCACGGAGTTCAGCAGAACACAGAGGACCGGCGTGCTGCAATCTTATGCCTTCATAGGTCTGGCAGCTGGAGCCCTCCTAGGAAACTTGTCGGGTGGATACGTTCTGTTGAGAACTCAGGAACCAAAGATTATGTTCACAGCATTCTCTGTCCTCCTTGGCCTCCAACTAGCACTCTCCATAGGCACAAAGGAAACACTGCCAAGCTCCCATGGAAACTCCAGAAGCCTTCTTGTCAAAAGCTCTTTGCCGGCGAATCTTCGTAAGCAATTCTCAAACCTGATGACAGCGGTCCGCGAGGAAAGGATATTCTACCCACTTGCATGGATCATGACCTCGTTTGCCGTCGTGCCTGTTCTCTCTGGAACCATGTTCtgctttcaaacacagcatctgaAGCTCGATTCATCGATCATCGGTCTTTCGAAGGTCATGGGACAGGTCATGGTCGTCTCCCTAACCGTCCTCTACAACCGCCATCTCAAAAGGATCCCTTTGAGGCGCCTCGTGTGCGGAGTTCAGATAATGTATGCTTTCGCGGTGCTGTCAGAGTTGATCCTAGTGAAGCAAGTGAACCTTATGCTGGGGATACCAAATGAGGTATATGTGCTTTGTTTCTCGGCTCTCGCCGAAGCGATCGCGCAGTTCAAGGTCCTGCCGTTCTCGATCTTGTTGTCAAGCCTCTGCCCCCCTGGCTGCGAAGGTTCGCTCTTCGCCTTCTTCACCTCTGGATTGGTCTTTTCAGCGATTCTAAGTGGTGTGTTTGGGGTTGGACTGTCTGCCCTGATTGGGCTGTCCTCTGGGGGCTACTCAAGCTTGCCTCTGGGTATTCTGCTGCAAAGTTTGGCCGCATTGTTGCCTTTGGCGTGGCTGTCTTTTGTGCCTGAAAACTGGACTGCCGACGGGAAGATTGTAAAGCAAAGATGA